One stretch of Podospora pseudoanserina strain CBS 124.78 chromosome 4, whole genome shotgun sequence DNA includes these proteins:
- the MRPL27 gene encoding 60S ribosomal protein L27, mitochondrial (COG:J; EggNog:ENOG503P302), whose translation MQPTRALLGMRYRKLRLTTKDVNKGFYKGTGSGSMGRHTSRGGYIIEWNKVRTYVCPDLTGFKLTPFVTNAVKRTYGQYDTKLGPRDPQEYLARWKSENGLD comes from the exons ATGCAACCCACCCGCGCCCTCCTGGGCATGCGCTACCGCAAGCTCCGCCTCACAACCAAGGACGTCAACAAGGGCTTCTACAAGGGcaccggctccggctccatGGGCCGTCACACCTCCCGCGGCGGCTACATCATCGAGTGGAACAAGGTGCGGACCTATGTCTGTCCCGATTTGACTGGGTTCAAG CTCACCCCCTTTGTCACCAACGCCGTCAAGAGAACATACGGACAGTACGACACCAAGCTCGGGCCGAGGGACCCCCAGGAGTATCTCGCGAGGTGGAAGTCGGAGAACGGTCTTGATTAA
- a CDS encoding hypothetical protein (COG:V; EggNog:ENOG503NU6U; MEROPS:MER0034959): MNTVTVGLAVTPTVISTLLSHYLSRKPRAKKPTAHLSYDEGLHLIRSFLQYASRHTVEDLQAFTSQWVPHPQWVKVDVVDIPERDLSRSADLLAEQLGPEGLRQVGGKQWWQWRKEKHALRAEWIEMKADYQERLKANDPGNRVMLYVHGGAYYFGSVDEHRYQIQRHARKLKARALAPRYRLAPQYPFPCGLQDCLATYLYLLTQQESSTIILAGDSAGAGMILSVMVILRDGGLPLPAGAVLISPWADLTHSFPSVAGDCPMDYIPPSGFHHKPSPAWPPPDEDELNELKKVAMQQKQEIAEEKEMDEKEGGSDEAHVPSQKDVKETTHKLMFDIDGEQITVREQIQIYTTNDLLAHPLVSPIMQPTLGGLPPLLIMVGGGEVLRDEQIYLAHKCANPSQYLPPEALMDDHARAQVERYKPTDVYLQVWDDMCHVGPTLSFTRPAKYMYRSVAQFSAWALARAQGTEIAILDDDVISVISNDSSSSDGEEDKTKPEVKTETTEQKTTDQEKNTPTPTSPLSIGTASSPLPPFKNNMIRHRVTRHGDIFPLDPPSALPGCTMSRDLVGVVKVGTVRKWYEHKKRWDVKFAKTKARVHKQRIKDMKVGYEVFGEGEVPPPTALAGRRKIDDGGAVERKKKGKGRSYGLSLWGSWGSKHDERTRGNMALAEGGLGKSVGREYKAGNKAEGEGAREWEDIRLQGVEQEKENRKVGGSPVRSKIKSWKKLVKDEKEDEKLPEVKGGEEKKEADLKPAGPMVPEEERRGDDDDDAKGTEADAQDTDEGNSGLLSPEDNSTGVTGKRLFLGGVAMPFSMRKEAETASMITLAPASPMEQSSVRLSTADSVSLTPARTAPLEAPAISVQGVSDDDTMSTPKRAAERASNITVATEWTTLDEPGVSDPKASKSEVGTVWTEEDEGEDKATPLPTPSVLTGSMYTATPGQSRPELDRFVTADEVPRASY; the protein is encoded by the exons atgaACACTGTGACAGTGGGTTTGGCGGTTACGCCAACGGTCATATCCACTCTTTTATCGCAT TACCTCAGTCGGAAACCACGGGCCAAAAAGCCCACGGCTCACCTGTCGTATGACGAGGGCCTTCATCTTATTCGCTCGTTTCTTCAGTATGCCTCGCGTCACACAGTCGAGGATCTCCAAGCCTTCACCAGCCAATGGGTCCCTCACCCTCAATGGGTCAAAGTCGACGTGGTCGATATTCCAGAGCGCGATCTCTCGAGGTCGGCCGATCTGCTGGCTGAACAACTCGGCCCGGAAGGTCTTCGTCAAGTAGGCGGAAAGCAATGGTGGCAGTGGCGCAAGGAGAAGCATGCGCTCAGGGCGGAGTGGATCGAGATGAAGGCTGATTACCAGGAGCGGTTGAAGGCAAATGACCCAGGAAACCGCGTCATGCTTTATGTTCATGGGGGAGCGTATTATTTTGGCAGTGTGGACGAGCATCGGTATCAGATTCAACGACATGCGCGAAAATTGAAGGCGAGGGCTCTCGCGCCGCGGTACAGACTTGCGCCGCAGTATCCTTTTCCTTGCGGTCTGCAGGACTGTTTGGCGACGTATCTCTATCTTTTGACGCAGCAGGAGTCCAGCACTATTATTCTCGCGGGCGACTCGGCTGGCGCGGGTATGATTTTGTCGGTGATGGTTATCCTCAGAGATGGGGGGCTGCCTCTGCCAGCAGGCGCGGTTCTGATCAGTCCCTGGGCTGATTTGACGCACTCCTTTCCGAGTGTTGCGGGTGATTGTCCGATGGATTATATTCCACCTTCCGGTTTCCACCACAAGCCATCGCCTGCGTGGCCTCCGCcggatgaggatgagctgaacgagctcaagaaggttgCAAtgcagcagaagcaggagatcgccgaggagaaagagatggacgagaaggagggcgGGTCGGATGAGGCTCATGTTCCTAGTCAGAAGGATGTCAAGGAGACTACGCATAAGCTGATGTTTGATATTGACGGGGAGCAGATCACGGTCAGGGAGCAGATTCAG ATCTACACCACAAACGACCTCCTAGCCCACCCTCTGGTCAGCCCGATCATGCAACCCACTCTCGGCGGCCTACCgcctctcctcatcatggtcggcggcggtgaagTCCTCCGCGACGAGCAAATCTACCTCGCCCACAAGTGCGCCAACCCCTCGCAGTACCTCCCACCAGAAGCCCTGATGGACGACCACGCCAGAGCCCAGGTGGAAAGATACAAGCCCACCGACGTGTATCTCCAAGTCTGGGACGACATGTGCCACGTCGGCCCTACACTGAGCTTCACCAGGCCGGCAAAATACATGTACCGCAGCGTGGCCCAGTTCTCGGCCTGGGCGCTGGCGAGGGCACAAGGGACCGAGATTGCGattttggatgatgatgtcatCTCCGTCATTTCGAATGATAGTTCTTCgagtgatggtgaggaggataagaCAAAGCCCGAGGTG AAGACCGAAACCACTGAGCAAAAAACGACTGACCAGGAGAAGAATACCCCTACCCCGACAAGCCCCCTCTCCATcggcaccgcctcctcccccttgccCCCGTTCAAAAACAACATGATCCGCCACCGCGTCACCCGCCACGGGGACATCTTCCCCCTTGACCCACCCTCCGCTCTGCCAGGGTGCACCATGTCCCGGGATCTGGTTGGGGTAGTCAAAGTAGGCACTGTCAGGAAGTGGTACGAGCACAAAAAGAGGTGGGATGTGAAATTTGCAAAGACAAAGGCGCGTGTGCATAAGCAGCGGATCAAGGACATGAAGGTGGGGTATGAggtgtttggggagggggaggtgccgCCCCCCACGGCgctggcggggaggaggaagattgatgatgggggtgcggtggagaggaagaagaaggggaaggggaggagttATGGGCTTAGTCtttgggggagctgggggagcAAGCATGACGAGAGGACGAGGGGAAATATGGCGTTGGCGGAGGGCGGGCTTGGGAAgtcggtggggagggagtacAAGGCGGGGAATaaggctgagggggagggggcgagggagtgggaggataTCAGGTTGCAGGGGGTTGagcaggaaaaggagaacAGAAAGGTTGGGGGGAGTCCGGTGAGGAGCAAGATTAAGAGTTGGAAGAAGCTGgtgaaggatgagaaggaggatgagaagttgcccgaggtgaaggggggggaggagaagaaggaggcggatTTGAAGCCTGCTGGGCCGAtggtgccggaggaggaaaggaggggtgatgatgatgatgatgcaaaGGGGACTGAGGCCGATGCTCAAGACACTGACGAAGGGAATTCTGGTCTTTTGTCTCCGGAGGACAACAGCACAGGCGTGACTGGCAAACGGCTCTTTCTCGGCGGGGTGGCCATGCCATTCTCTATGCGCAAAGAAGCGGAGACGGCCTCCATGATCACACTTGCGCCTGCCTCGCCTATGGAACAGAGTTCCGTCCGGTTGTCGACAGCTGATTCCGTCAGTTTGACACCCGCGAGAACTGCGCCGCTCGAGGCGCCGGCTATCAGTGTCCAGGGGGTGTCGGATGATGACACCATGTCTACTCCGAAGAGAGCAGCTGAAAGAGCGTCGAATATTACTGTTGCGACTGAGTGGACGACGTTGGATGAGCCGGGAGTGAGTGATCCGAAGGCGTCCAAGAGTGAGGTCGGCACGGTGTGGacagaagaggatgagggggaggataagGCTACGCCGTTGCCGACGCCGAGTGTGCTGACTGGGAGCATGTATACTGCTACTCCTGGGCAGAGCAGGCCGGAGCTGGATCGGTTTGTAACTGCTGATGAGGTGCCTAGGGCATCGTACTGA
- a CDS encoding hypothetical protein (EggNog:ENOG503P3YZ; COG:O): MASQYEGKLPTVSNTTSKPPSPTRRRQIDMSTFTSHLTSTITPDHITNPHSIPNPVDLSAAFRLVQDQFLTLASSAPSQENQSFLLSLAQSLEEDTLHPPTSLEGTSQEFVDSLDRVPRKSLSPDDKCPICMENFLDDPYCLVAELPCGGRHRLDLECVGPWLRTKGTCPCCRADLGERKKRKEAEEREKEKGKKQEVEEEEEEDDMDGLYA; this comes from the exons ATGGCCTCCCAATACGAAGGCAAGCTccccaccgtc TCGAACACAACatcaaaacccccctcccccacccgccgccgccaaatAGACATGTCCACCTTCacctcccacctcacctccaccatcacccccgacCACATCACAAACCCCCactccatcccaaacccagtcgacctctccgccgccttccgCCTAGTCCAAGACCAGTTtctcaccctcgcctcctcggccccctcCCAAGAAAACCAgtccttcctcctctccctcgcccagtCTCTCGAGGAGGACACGCTCCACCCCCCGACCTCCCTCGAGGGCACCTCCCAGGAGTTCGTCGACTCCCTCGATCGCGTCCCGCGCAAGTCCCTCTCCCCCGATGACAAATGTCCCATCTGCATGGAGaacttcctcgacgaccCCTACTGCTTGGTGGCTGAGCTCCCTTGCGGGGGGAGACACAGGTTGGATCTGGAATGTGTCGGCCCATGGTTGAGAACAAAGGGGACGTGCCCTTGCTGTAGGGCTGACTTGGGAGAGCgaaaaaagaggaaggaggcggaagagagggagaaggagaagggcaagaaacaagaggtggaagaggaggaagaggaggacgataTGGATGGGTTGTATGCTTAA
- a CDS encoding hypothetical protein (EggNog:ENOG503P8GX), which translates to MSLLRTTLRRPLPPLPISSSLSLTRQYNPSLPRQAYKDDQDRTSLKPRPNDSTKSGSDDEAAECATAFDPTVTDPDLEFQSCWKGPYDNPLEASGANREISKETNERAEEKQAPRDGKTRESHSSKEGKKAGRMTSSFPK; encoded by the coding sequence ATGtccctcctccgcaccaccctccgccggcccctgcctccccttcccatttcctcttccctttccctaACCCGTCAATAcaacccctctctcccccgTCAAGCCTACAAGGACGACCAAGACCGcacctccctcaaaccccgACCCAACGATTCCACCAAATCTGGTTCGGACGACGAAGCCGCCGAGTGCGCCACAGCCTTCGACCCAACCGTCACAGACCCCGACTTGGAATTCCAATCCTGCTGGAAGGGGCCGTACGACAACCCCTTGGAAGCCTCGGGAGCCAACCGGGAAATATCAAAGGAAACAAACGAGAGGGCAGAGGAGAAACAAGCACCGCGGGATGGTAAGACGAGGGAGAGCCACTCTAGtaaggaggggaagaaggcggggaggatgacgagtTCTTTTCCAAAATGA
- the PKC1_1 gene encoding Serine/threonine kinase (COG:T; EggNog:ENOG503NVYN) — translation MPGKNLTSKSGTLAYLAPEVYAGNGYDVRADWWSLGVLFYECIYNKRPFEGNSESSLSAVIQAAKPRFPVTNPPVSLTCMYAIQAALEPNPSKRMGHTWESFIHNDFFSMIDFMALERKEIEPVFIPSSEKTNFDATYDLEELLLEEAPLEARARRQKPRERLKDDATDKEIREDELYRMIETDFRNFDYTVAAYKKIASQTTQPNGQPAAPAAAAGKENLQPGTAQTTDTATAAPATTNGNSPTDSNKLTRPPSNHSRRSAPGRPPPLPPYPQSYNPRAGNRSGPGMIVESPTGGVQVTLDGGGSWSDLARQDATLPADASGANNELDGKESGGGGVFGFLSRKKGRGNSPKPKERGVLGKEGARVVIG, via the exons ATGCCAGGCAAAAACCTGACAAGCAAGTCCGGCACCTTGGCATATCTTGCCCCCGAGGTCTACGCAGGAAACGGCTATGACGTACGCGCTGATTGGTGGTCATTGGGTGTCTTATTCTACGAATGCATTTACAACAAG AGGCCGTTCGAGGGAAATTCCGAATCATCATTGAGCGCCGTTATTCAAGCTGCAAAGCCCAGGTTTCCCGTAACAAATCCTCCGGTGTCGCTTACATGCATGTACGCCATCCAGGCCGCCCTGGAACCCAATCCGAGCAAACGTATGGGCCACACATGGGAGAGCTTCATTCACAATGACTTTTTCTCCATGATCGATTTCATGGCCCTGGAAAGGAAGGAGATTGAGCCAGTGTTTATCCCATCATCCGAAAAGACCAACTTTGACGCTACTTACGACTTGGAAGAGCTgcttttggaggaggcgccgcTTGAGGCTCGTGCGCGGAGACAGAAACCTAGGGAAAGGTTAAAGGACGACGCGACAGACAAGGAGATTCGTGAGGACGAGCTCTACAGGATGATAGAGACGGATTTCCGCAACTTTGACTACACTGTGGCCGCTTATAAGAA AATCGCATCacaaaccacccaaccaaacgggcaaccagcagcaccagcagccgCTGCCGGCAAAGAAAACCTCCAGCCCGGCACCGCCCAAACAACCGACACGGCCACAGCCGCGCCCGCCACGACAAACGGCAACTCCCCAACCGACAGCAACAAACTCACCCGCCCCCCGTCAAACCACTCGCGACGCAGCGCCCCAGGCCGCCCTCCCCCGCTGCCGCCATACCCCCAGTCTTACAACCCCCGCGCTGGAAACCGTTCGGGACCAGGAATGATTGTCGAGTCCCCAACAGGCGGCGTACAGGTTACTCTCGACGGGGGCGGCAGCTGGAGCGACCTTGCCAGACAGGACGCGACACTCCCAGCGGATGCCTCTGGGGCGAATAACGAACTGGATGGAAAGGAAAgcggcggtgggggtgtCTTTGGGTTTTTgagcaggaagaaggggagggggaataGTCCGAAGCCTAAAGAAAGGGGTGTATTGGGCAAGGAGGGTGCGAGAGTGGTGATTGGGTGA
- a CDS encoding hypothetical protein (COG:L; EggNog:ENOG503NXZA), which yields MPEIAEVARIVHFLRLHLVGKTIRTASAVDDQIVFGKAGTTGDAVSAALTGRKVISSGSQGKLFWLVLDKAPHVVMHFGMTGWLQIRGVQTSYSSLYRDTDTRVETWPPKYTKFHLTTTCNPAVEVAFTDYRRLARVRLVDCPGADIRSHTPLKENGPDPVQDTDRFTLAYFQSKCRASRAAVKAMLLNQKFISGIGNWVGDEVLFQSRIHPEQKCNHLTDAQTKTLYEVIRYVCQTAVGVLGDYHQFPSDWLFKYRWSKGSENPTLPGGEPLAHVTVGNRTSCYATRLQKITLDGVPVVVEEEKNKEEVVEEEDGGRQEEKKPSPKGRKRKAELDVAGAPLSKTEEEEEEEEEEEEEEEEEEGVKPSKPVAKRGRKALMR from the exons ATGCCTGAGATAGCTGAAG TCGCGCGCATCGTGCACTTTCTGCGCCTACATCTCGTCGGCAAGACCATCAGAACCGCGTCCGCTGTCGACGACCAAATTGTCTTTGGCAAGGCGGGCACGACCGGCGATGCAGTTTCGGCTGCCTTGACCGGGAGGAAGGTCATCTCCTCCGGGTCGCAAGGCAAGCTATTCTGGCTTGTCCTTGATAAGGCTCCGCATGTGGTGATGCATTTTGGCATGACGGGTTGGCTTCAGATTAGGGGCGTCCAAACATCCTACTCGTCCCTTTACCGGGACACGGACACACGCGTCGAAACCTGGCCTCCCAAATACACAAAATTCCACCTCACGACCACCTGCAACCCCGCGGTGGAAGTGGCTTTCACCGACTATCGGCGCCTGGCTAGAGTTCGTCTCGTGGACTGCCCCGGCGCTGACATTCGCAGCCATACTCCTCTCAAAGAAAACGGCCCCGACCCTGTGCAAGACACGGACAGGTTTACGCTTGCGTACTTCCAGTCCAAGTGTCGCGCCAGTCGCGCCGCGGTCAAAGCTATGCTTCTCAACCAGAAGTTCATCAGCGGGATCGGAAACTGGGTCGGTGACGAGGTGCTGTTTCAGTCCCGGATCCACCCAGAGCAGAAATGCAACCATCTCACCGACGCGCAGACTAAGACTCTGTACGAGGTGATCCGATACGTTTGTCAGACAGCTGTTGGCGTGCTCGGTGACTATCACCAGTTCCCCTCTGATTGGCTTTTCAAGTATCGATGGAGCAAGGGCTCGGAGAACCCTACACTCCCTGGGGGAGAACCGTTGGCTCACGTCACAGTTGGTAACCGGACAAGCTGCTATGCTACTCGCTTGCAGAAGATTACTCTTGACGGTGTTCCTGtggtcgttgaggaggaaaagaacaaggaggaggtggtggaggaggaggatggggggaggcaggaggagaagaagccatcgccgaaggggaggaagCGCAAAGCCGA GCTAGACGTGGCCGGCGCGCCGCTGTCAAaaaccgaggaggaggaggaggaggaggaggaggaggaggaggaggaggaggaggaggagggtgtcaaACCTTCCAAGCCAGTTGCCAAGCGGGGAAGAAAGGCGCTGATGAGGTGA